A single Streptomyces sp. Edi2 DNA region contains:
- the groES gene encoding co-chaperone GroES: MTTTSSKVAIKPLEDRIVVQPLDAEQTTASGLVIPDTAKEKPQEGVVLAVGPGRVEDGKRVELDVNVGDVVLYSKYGGTEVKYNNEDYLVLSARDVLAIVEK, encoded by the coding sequence GTGACGACCACCAGCTCCAAGGTTGCCATCAAGCCGCTTGAGGACCGCATTGTGGTCCAGCCGCTCGACGCCGAGCAGACCACGGCCTCGGGCCTGGTCATTCCGGACACTGCCAAGGAGAAGCCCCAGGAGGGCGTCGTCCTGGCCGTGGGCCCGGGCCGTGTCGAGGACGGCAAGCGCGTCGAGCTCGACGTCAACGTCGGCGACGTCGTGCTCTACAGCAAGTACGGCGGCACCGAGGTGAAGTACAACAACGAGGACTACCTCGTTCTCTCGGCTCGCGACGTGCTCGCGATCGTCGAGAAGTAA
- a CDS encoding FtsW/RodA/SpoVE family cell cycle protein, translating to MTFAALAQAPDRRRTEAWLLALAVLIADFGYASTGLSMTGRLPGGLAGFAISMFFVALVPHLVLRRFAPRADPLILPLATLLTGLGLVLLHRLDVTYAQTPRLKIAEAASGQLVWTVIGVAVCIAILLVLRDHRILQRYIYLTMVVALVLLMAPAFFGADMYGAKRWILLGPLSLQPGEFVKIMIAVFFAGYLTVNRDALALAGRRVLGVQLPPGRQLAPIFTIWVISLLVLVFERDLGTSLIFFGVFVIMLYMATERTSWVLCGLAMAAVGATVVGSTEPHVKGRIMAWLHPMDIFLPEKQRPPGLISDQAAQALFSFGSGGISGSGLGQGHPELVGFAGNSDFILTTVGEELGLAGVMVVIMLYVLLAQRGLRVGLTARDPFGKLLAVGLSGALLLQVFVVAGGVTGLIPLTGKALPFLAKGGSSLVANWVMVALLLRISDHAQRRREPA from the coding sequence ATGACGTTCGCCGCGCTGGCCCAGGCACCGGACCGCCGGCGGACCGAGGCATGGCTGCTCGCCCTCGCCGTCCTGATCGCGGACTTCGGGTACGCCTCCACCGGCCTGTCGATGACCGGCCGGCTGCCCGGCGGGCTGGCCGGCTTCGCCATCAGCATGTTCTTCGTGGCGCTGGTCCCGCACCTGGTCCTGCGCCGCTTCGCGCCCCGCGCCGATCCGCTGATCCTGCCGCTGGCGACGCTGCTGACCGGGCTCGGCCTGGTGCTGCTGCACCGCCTGGACGTCACCTATGCGCAGACGCCCCGGCTGAAGATCGCCGAGGCGGCGAGCGGGCAGCTGGTGTGGACGGTGATCGGGGTGGCGGTCTGCATCGCGATCCTGCTGGTGCTGCGCGACCACCGCATCCTGCAGCGCTACATCTATCTGACGATGGTGGTCGCGCTGGTGCTGCTGATGGCCCCGGCCTTCTTCGGTGCCGACATGTACGGCGCCAAGCGCTGGATCCTGCTCGGGCCGCTGTCACTGCAGCCCGGCGAGTTCGTGAAGATCATGATCGCGGTGTTCTTCGCGGGCTACCTGACCGTCAACCGCGATGCCCTGGCACTGGCCGGACGCCGCGTCCTGGGCGTCCAACTGCCCCCGGGGCGGCAGCTCGCACCGATCTTCACCATCTGGGTGATCAGCCTGCTGGTGCTGGTCTTCGAACGGGACCTGGGCACGTCGCTGATCTTCTTCGGCGTCTTCGTGATCATGCTGTACATGGCGACCGAGCGCACCAGTTGGGTGCTCTGCGGCCTCGCCATGGCCGCGGTCGGCGCCACGGTCGTCGGCTCCACGGAACCGCACGTCAAGGGCCGGATCATGGCCTGGCTGCACCCGATGGACATCTTCCTGCCGGAGAAACAGCGACCGCCGGGGCTGATCTCCGACCAGGCCGCGCAGGCGCTGTTCAGCTTCGGCAGCGGCGGCATCTCGGGCAGCGGCCTCGGCCAGGGCCACCCGGAGCTGGTCGGCTTCGCCGGCAACAGCGACTTCATCCTCACCACCGTCGGCGAGGAGCTGGGGCTGGCCGGCGTGATGGTCGTGATCATGCTGTACGTGCTGCTGGCGCAGCGCGGCCTCCGTGTCGGGCTGACCGCCCGCGACCCGTTCGGCAAGCTGCTCGCGGTCGGCCTCTCCGGCGCCCTGCTCCTCCAGGTCTTCGTCGTCGCCGGCGGCGTCACCGGCCTGATCCCCCTCACCGGCAAGGCCCTCCCCTTCCTCGCCAAGGGCGGCTCGTCCCTCGTCGCGAACTGGGTGATGGTGGCCCTGCTCTTGCGGATCAGCGACCATGCGCAGCGCCGGCGTGAGCCGGCTTGA
- a CDS encoding class I SAM-dependent methyltransferase, whose protein sequence is MNDLDAFAALLAPEGQTLLAELRDHTPSDELAAATRLRRTHPAALVSAALGQAQLRQRAVAKFGADAGRMYFTPNGVEQSTRATVAAHRAARLAALGVRTLADLCCGIGGDAIALARAGIRVLAVDRDPLACAAARANAEALGLAELIEVRCADVTDVDTAEYDAVFVDPARRSKARGGRIFDPEAYSPPLSWAVEAARKAPVAALKIAPGVPHEALPEDAETEWISDGGDVKEAVVWFGAAQDGAGQDGAGRITPGGRRATLLPAGDSLLGAGLPDPEPGPVGDWLYEPDGAVIRAHLVADVARQIDGRLIDPTIAYLTADRLTETPYATAYAITDVLPFHVKRLKALLREREVGIAVIKKRGSAVEPEELRKKLKLSGGRNSCTIFLTRVAGAPTMLLGHPAADAG, encoded by the coding sequence GTGAACGACCTAGACGCTTTCGCCGCCCTCCTCGCCCCGGAGGGGCAAACCCTGCTGGCCGAGCTGCGGGACCACACCCCGTCGGACGAGCTGGCGGCAGCCACCCGGCTACGGCGCACACACCCCGCCGCACTGGTCTCGGCCGCGCTGGGCCAAGCCCAGCTTCGGCAGCGGGCGGTGGCGAAGTTCGGGGCGGACGCGGGGCGGATGTACTTCACGCCCAACGGCGTGGAGCAGTCCACCCGGGCCACGGTCGCCGCGCACCGCGCGGCCCGGCTCGCCGCGCTGGGGGTCCGTACGCTGGCCGATCTGTGCTGCGGTATCGGCGGCGACGCGATCGCGTTGGCCCGGGCCGGGATCCGGGTGCTGGCCGTCGACCGTGACCCGTTGGCCTGCGCCGCGGCCCGGGCCAACGCCGAGGCGCTGGGGCTCGCGGAGCTGATCGAGGTGCGCTGTGCGGACGTGACGGACGTCGACACGGCGGAGTATGACGCGGTGTTCGTCGATCCGGCACGACGCAGCAAGGCCAGGGGCGGCCGCATCTTCGACCCCGAGGCGTACTCGCCGCCGCTGTCATGGGCTGTCGAGGCGGCCCGCAAGGCCCCCGTCGCGGCGCTGAAGATCGCGCCGGGGGTGCCGCACGAGGCGCTGCCCGAGGACGCCGAGACGGAGTGGATCTCGGACGGGGGCGACGTCAAGGAGGCCGTGGTGTGGTTCGGCGCGGCGCAGGACGGAGCAGGGCAGGACGGCGCGGGGCGCATCACGCCCGGCGGCCGCCGGGCCACGCTGCTTCCGGCCGGGGACTCGCTGCTCGGCGCCGGGCTGCCGGATCCCGAGCCGGGGCCGGTCGGGGACTGGCTGTACGAGCCGGACGGGGCGGTGATCCGCGCCCATCTCGTCGCGGACGTCGCCCGGCAGATCGACGGGCGGCTGATCGATCCGACGATCGCGTACCTCACCGCCGACCGGCTGACCGAGACGCCGTACGCGACCGCCTACGCGATCACCGATGTGCTGCCGTTCCACGTGAAACGGCTCAAGGCGCTGCTGCGGGAGCGCGAGGTCGGCATCGCGGTGATCAAGAAGCGCGGCTCGGCGGTGGAGCCGGAGGAGCTGCGCAAGAAGCTGAAGCTCAGTGGCGGACGCAACTCCTGCACGATCTTCCTGACCCGGGTCGCCGGCGCCCCCACGATGCTGCTGGGGCACCCGGCGGCGGACGCCGGCTGA
- the tsaD gene encoding tRNA (adenosine(37)-N6)-threonylcarbamoyltransferase complex transferase subunit TsaD: MADSRGGPLVLGIETSCDETGVGIVHGHTLLADAVASSVDEHARYGGVVPEVASRAHLEAMVPTIQRALKDAGVAASDLDGIAVTAGPGLAGALLVGVSAAKAYAYALGKPLYGVNHLASHICVDQLEHGPLPEPTMALLVSGGHSSLLLAPDITSDVRPLGSTIDDAAGEAFDKIARVLHLGFPGGPVIDRYAREGNPDAIRFPRGLTGPRDPVYDFSFSGLKTAVARWIEAKRAAGEEVPVADVSASFQEAVVDVLTRKAVRACKDNGVDHLMIGGGVAANTRLRAMAERRCEDAGITLRVPRPKLCTDNGAMVAALGAEMVARGRSASAWDLSADSSLPVTEPHVPGETGAEPSAAPHHHHDHDHVHETSKQNLYS; the protein is encoded by the coding sequence ATGGCTGACTCACGCGGCGGACCGCTCGTCCTCGGCATCGAGACCTCCTGCGACGAGACCGGTGTCGGCATCGTCCACGGCCACACCCTCCTCGCCGACGCGGTCGCCTCCAGCGTCGACGAGCACGCCCGCTACGGCGGCGTGGTGCCGGAGGTGGCCTCGCGCGCCCACCTGGAGGCGATGGTCCCCACCATCCAGCGCGCGCTGAAGGACGCCGGGGTCGCGGCCTCCGACCTGGACGGGATCGCGGTCACCGCCGGACCTGGCCTGGCCGGTGCGCTGCTGGTCGGTGTCTCGGCCGCCAAGGCGTACGCCTACGCCCTGGGCAAGCCGCTCTACGGCGTCAACCACCTCGCCTCGCACATCTGCGTCGACCAGCTGGAGCACGGCCCGCTGCCCGAGCCCACGATGGCCCTGCTGGTGTCCGGCGGCCACTCCTCCCTCCTGCTGGCCCCGGACATCACCTCCGACGTACGGCCGCTGGGCTCGACGATCGACGACGCGGCGGGCGAGGCCTTCGACAAGATCGCGCGAGTGCTGCACCTCGGCTTCCCCGGCGGCCCGGTCATCGACCGCTACGCACGCGAGGGCAACCCCGACGCGATCCGCTTCCCGCGCGGACTGACCGGCCCCCGCGACCCGGTCTACGACTTCTCCTTCTCCGGCCTGAAGACCGCCGTCGCCCGCTGGATCGAGGCCAAGCGGGCGGCCGGCGAGGAGGTGCCGGTGGCGGACGTCTCGGCGTCGTTCCAGGAGGCCGTGGTGGATGTGCTGACCCGAAAGGCTGTCCGGGCCTGCAAGGACAACGGGGTGGACCACCTGATGATCGGCGGCGGGGTCGCGGCCAACACCCGGCTGCGGGCGATGGCCGAGCGCCGCTGCGAGGACGCCGGGATCACCCTGCGGGTGCCGCGGCCCAAGCTGTGCACCGACAACGGTGCGATGGTCGCCGCCCTGGGCGCGGAGATGGTGGCACGGGGCCGGTCCGCCTCCGCCTGGGACCTCTCCGCCGACTCGTCCCTGCCGGTCACCGAACCGCACGTGCCCGGGGAGACCGGCGCGGAGCCGTCCGCCGCCCCGCACCACCACCACGACCACGATCACGTCCACGAGACCAGCAAGCAGAACCTCTACTCCTGA
- the rimI gene encoding ribosomal protein S18-alanine N-acetyltransferase, producing MRWWDIAPVLELERELFPEDAWSPGMFWSELAHARGPYATRRYLVAELDGRLVGYGGLAAVDGTGDIQTIATAREMWGTGLGARLLTELLGAATDFECHEVLLEVRVDNVRAQRLYERFGFEPIGFRRGYYQPGNVDALVMRRTTQTSSEAPSVQGT from the coding sequence ATGCGCTGGTGGGACATCGCGCCGGTGCTGGAGCTGGAACGGGAGCTCTTCCCCGAGGACGCCTGGTCGCCGGGCATGTTCTGGTCCGAGCTGGCCCATGCGCGCGGCCCGTACGCCACCCGCCGTTACCTCGTCGCGGAGCTGGACGGCCGGCTGGTCGGCTACGGCGGGCTGGCCGCCGTCGACGGCACCGGCGACATCCAGACCATCGCCACCGCCCGCGAGATGTGGGGCACCGGCCTCGGCGCCCGGCTGCTGACCGAACTCCTCGGTGCCGCGACGGACTTCGAATGCCACGAGGTGCTGCTGGAGGTGCGGGTCGACAACGTGCGCGCCCAACGCCTCTACGAGCGCTTCGGCTTCGAGCCGATCGGTTTCCGCCGCGGCTACTACCAGCCCGGCAACGTCGACGCCCTGGTCATGCGGCGCACCACCCAGACCTCCTCCGAAGCACCCTCCGTACAAGGAACTTGA
- the tsaB gene encoding tRNA (adenosine(37)-N6)-threonylcarbamoyltransferase complex dimerization subunit type 1 TsaB, whose product MLLLALDTATPAVTVALHDGTRVLAESRQVDARRHGELLLPAVDRVLAEAGLKLDAVSDIVVGVGPGPYTGLRVGLVTAATFGAALGVPVHGLCTLDGLAYASGLTEPFVVATDARRKEVYWARYGDARTRLTEPSVDRPADIADQVAGVPAVGAGAVLYDTVFTGLRREAPEHQSAGALAALAADKLAAGEELPPPQPMYLRRPDAQVPANYKVVTPR is encoded by the coding sequence GTGCTGCTGCTAGCTCTTGACACCGCCACCCCCGCCGTCACCGTCGCGCTCCACGACGGCACCCGGGTCCTCGCCGAGTCCCGCCAGGTGGATGCGCGCCGCCACGGCGAGCTGCTGCTGCCCGCCGTCGACCGGGTGCTGGCCGAGGCCGGCCTGAAGCTCGATGCCGTCAGCGACATCGTGGTCGGCGTGGGACCGGGCCCGTACACCGGCCTGCGGGTCGGCCTGGTGACCGCCGCGACCTTCGGGGCGGCGCTGGGCGTTCCCGTCCACGGCCTGTGCACCCTGGACGGCCTCGCCTACGCCTCCGGGCTCACCGAACCCTTCGTCGTGGCCACCGACGCCCGCCGCAAGGAGGTCTACTGGGCCCGTTACGGCGATGCCCGTACCCGCCTGACCGAGCCCTCCGTCGACCGCCCCGCGGACATCGCCGACCAGGTGGCCGGCGTCCCCGCCGTGGGCGCGGGCGCCGTGCTCTACGACACGGTCTTCACCGGTCTGCGGCGCGAGGCCCCCGAGCACCAGTCCGCCGGGGCGCTGGCCGCGCTGGCAGCGGACAAGCTGGCCGCGGGCGAGGAGCTGCCGCCGCCGCAGCCGATGTACCTGCGCCGCCCGGACGCCCAGGTGCCCGCCAATTACAAGGTGGTCACTCCCCGGTGA
- the tsaE gene encoding tRNA (adenosine(37)-N6)-threonylcarbamoyltransferase complex ATPase subunit type 1 TsaE — MSTTGAIAHVTVKSPAQMQELGRRLAPLLRPGDLVLLTGELGAGKTTLTRGLGEALGVRGAVTSPTFVIARVHPSLTGGPALVHVDAYRLGGGLDEMEDLDLDVSLPESVVVVEWGDGKVEELSEDRLHVVIGRAVGADAPGGAGGHPEDDVDDVREVTVTGLGARWADAGLLALETC, encoded by the coding sequence ATGAGCACCACCGGAGCCATTGCGCATGTCACCGTCAAGTCCCCCGCACAGATGCAGGAGTTGGGCCGCCGGCTGGCCCCGCTGCTGCGCCCCGGCGACCTGGTGCTGCTCACCGGTGAGCTGGGCGCCGGCAAGACGACGCTGACCCGTGGCCTGGGCGAGGCGCTGGGCGTCCGCGGCGCCGTGACCTCGCCCACCTTCGTCATCGCCCGGGTGCACCCCTCGCTGACCGGCGGCCCCGCGCTGGTGCACGTCGACGCGTACCGGCTCGGCGGCGGGCTGGACGAGATGGAGGACCTGGACCTCGATGTCTCGCTGCCGGAGTCGGTGGTGGTCGTGGAGTGGGGCGACGGCAAGGTCGAGGAGTTGTCCGAGGACCGGCTGCACGTGGTCATCGGGCGCGCCGTGGGTGCGGATGCGCCCGGTGGCGCGGGCGGGCATCCCGAGGACGACGTGGACGATGTGCGCGAGGTGACGGTCACCGGCCTCGGCGCACGCTGGGCGGACGCCGGGCTGCTCGCGCTGGAGACCTGCTGA
- a CDS encoding alpha/beta hydrolase: MTEGQEAAVQAVETAAEVAGNWAKAGRHAGVAGAAIGVVAAGAAAGVAIERLTVGRGMRRRARLALDAAGPYGTLRGTPGAAVAEDGTELYYEVDEPGPPEKDGAAAKGAVNGKHGKSDRSAKPVRGKEARAAQEAHGGLRKRLTAALGRRSAAPTVVFSHGYCLSQDSWHFQRSALRGTVRTVHWDQRSHGRSSRGHGQIDGTEPVTIDLLGRDLKAVLDAAVPEGPIVLVGHSMGGMTVMALADQFPEYVAERVVGVALIGTSAGRLSEVGFGLPSMGVKAFHWLAPGVLKALGWQREIVERGRRATADLFAGMIKRYSFGTPEKVDPGIARFGERLIEATPIDVVAEFFPAFAVHDKTEALVAYDAVPALVLAGESDLITPADHSRTIAEVLPHADLVCVPGAGHLVMLERPELVNEHLVSLVERASVAARSSRHARA; the protein is encoded by the coding sequence ATGACCGAGGGACAGGAAGCCGCCGTGCAGGCGGTCGAGACCGCGGCCGAGGTGGCCGGCAACTGGGCCAAGGCGGGCCGGCACGCCGGTGTCGCCGGCGCCGCGATCGGCGTGGTCGCGGCGGGTGCCGCGGCCGGTGTGGCGATAGAACGACTGACGGTCGGCCGCGGGATGCGGCGCCGCGCCCGGCTCGCGCTGGACGCCGCGGGCCCCTACGGCACGCTGCGCGGCACCCCGGGCGCCGCGGTCGCCGAGGACGGCACCGAGTTGTATTACGAGGTCGACGAGCCGGGCCCGCCGGAGAAGGACGGCGCGGCGGCCAAGGGCGCGGTGAACGGCAAGCACGGCAAGAGCGACCGGTCAGCCAAGCCGGTCCGCGGCAAGGAGGCCCGCGCCGCGCAGGAGGCTCACGGCGGCCTGCGCAAGCGGCTGACGGCAGCGCTGGGGCGGCGCTCCGCGGCTCCCACGGTCGTCTTCAGCCATGGCTACTGCCTGAGCCAGGACTCCTGGCACTTCCAGCGCTCCGCGCTGCGCGGCACGGTGCGCACCGTCCACTGGGACCAGCGCAGCCACGGCCGCTCCTCCCGCGGCCACGGCCAGATCGACGGCACGGAACCGGTCACCATCGACCTGCTGGGCCGGGACCTGAAGGCGGTGCTGGACGCCGCGGTGCCCGAGGGGCCGATCGTGCTGGTCGGGCACTCCATGGGCGGGATGACGGTGATGGCGCTGGCCGACCAGTTCCCCGAGTACGTCGCGGAGCGGGTGGTCGGGGTGGCCCTGATCGGCACCTCCGCGGGCCGGCTCAGCGAGGTCGGCTTCGGGCTGCCGTCCATGGGCGTCAAGGCCTTCCACTGGCTCGCGCCGGGCGTCCTCAAGGCGCTGGGCTGGCAGCGCGAGATCGTCGAGCGCGGGCGGCGGGCCACCGCCGATCTCTTCGCGGGGATGATCAAGCGCTACTCGTTCGGGACGCCGGAGAAGGTGGACCCGGGGATCGCCCGCTTCGGCGAGCGGCTGATCGAGGCGACCCCGATCGATGTGGTCGCCGAGTTCTTCCCGGCGTTCGCGGTGCACGACAAGACCGAGGCGCTGGTGGCGTACGACGCGGTGCCCGCGCTGGTGCTCGCCGGGGAGAGCGACCTGATCACTCCCGCCGACCACAGCCGGACGATCGCCGAGGTGCTGCCGCACGCGGACCTGGTGTGTGTGCCCGGCGCCGGGCATCTGGTGATGCTGGAGCGGCCCGAGCTGGTCAATGAGCATCTGGTGTCGCTGGTGGAGCGGGCGAGCGTGGCGGCCCGCAGCTCGCGGCACGCCCGCGCCTGA
- the alr gene encoding alanine racemase — translation MNETVKRARAAIDVAAVRSNVRALRDRAPRAELMAVVKSDGYGHGAVRCGRAAREAGAGWLGTALPEEAFALRAAGDTGRLLCWLWTPGGPWRRAIEQDIDVAVSGLWALDEVRAAARACRRTARVQLKVDTGLGRNGCPPAAWPELTAAARAAEAEGTLTVTGVWSHFACADEPGHPSIAAQLDVFHAALKTAETAGLRPEVRHIANTPALLTLPEAHFDLVRTGIGIYGISPSPEVGTSQDFGLRPAMTLEASLASVKRVPGGHGVSYGHHYTTSGETTLALVPLGYADGIPRHASGAGPVLVAGAWRTVAGRIAMDQFVVDLGGEHAEPGDPAVLFGPGDRGEPTAEDWARVAGTIGYEIVTRIGSRVPRVYVDSGTGSEAEGDSALTGGTA, via the coding sequence ATGAACGAGACAGTGAAGCGTGCCCGTGCCGCCATTGACGTCGCCGCCGTGCGGTCGAATGTCCGTGCGCTGCGGGACCGTGCACCCCGGGCAGAGCTGATGGCCGTGGTCAAGTCCGATGGCTACGGGCACGGGGCGGTGCGCTGCGGGCGCGCCGCCCGCGAGGCCGGTGCGGGCTGGCTGGGCACGGCACTGCCCGAGGAGGCGTTCGCGCTGCGGGCGGCCGGCGACACCGGGCGGCTGCTGTGCTGGCTGTGGACGCCCGGCGGCCCCTGGCGGCGGGCGATCGAGCAGGACATCGACGTCGCGGTGAGCGGGCTGTGGGCGCTCGACGAGGTGCGGGCGGCGGCGCGGGCGTGCCGCCGCACCGCCCGCGTGCAGCTCAAGGTCGACACCGGTCTCGGCCGCAACGGCTGCCCGCCCGCCGCCTGGCCGGAACTGACCGCCGCGGCCCGCGCCGCCGAGGCCGAGGGCACGCTCACCGTCACCGGCGTCTGGTCGCACTTCGCCTGCGCCGACGAGCCCGGACACCCCTCGATCGCCGCCCAGCTGGACGTCTTCCACGCGGCGCTGAAGACCGCCGAGACGGCCGGGCTGCGCCCCGAGGTGCGGCACATCGCCAACACTCCGGCGCTGCTGACGCTGCCCGAGGCGCACTTCGACCTGGTCCGCACCGGCATCGGCATCTACGGCATCTCGCCCAGCCCCGAGGTCGGCACCTCCCAGGACTTCGGGCTGCGGCCGGCGATGACCCTGGAGGCCTCGCTCGCGTCGGTCAAGCGCGTCCCGGGCGGCCACGGCGTGTCGTACGGGCACCACTACACGACGTCCGGCGAGACCACCCTGGCGCTGGTCCCGCTGGGCTACGCCGACGGCATCCCGCGGCATGCCTCCGGCGCCGGCCCCGTGCTGGTCGCCGGGGCGTGGCGCACGGTCGCCGGGCGGATCGCGATGGACCAGTTCGTGGTCGACCTGGGCGGCGAGCACGCCGAGCCGGGCGATCCGGCCGTGCTGTTCGGCCCCGGGGACCGCGGTGAGCCGACCGCCGAGGACTGGGCCCGGGTGGCCGGAACCATCGGGTATGAAATCGTCACCCGGATCGGATCCCGGGTGCCACGCGTCTATGTGGACAGCGGCACAGGGAGCGAAGCCGAAGGAGACAGCGCGCTCACGGGGGGTACGGCATGA
- a CDS encoding L,D-transpeptidase: MKRTLPALLVCASLLVVAGPPAVAVAPSPTVAVRQASVRAVTQPSEVAVTQPSAAYGPSGLVPGIPRTAGEPGRQLHIEYVPRSEVQRPATRALRCSAATGPYQRQAERYLGREVDGRQSAGDCRAIRRFQQAHRIAPASGFAGPVTGAIVRVMRAKKDPNRAGHCPDRAERTVCVDLNRQLMWVQQDGRVILDPVAIRSGAPTMETRTGTYRIYLRHRRHISNLYGTSMPYAQFFDRGEALHGVYEDIFAGAGSHGCVNLTMTDARRAWEVLKKGDIVHVWGRKPGV; the protein is encoded by the coding sequence ATGAAACGCACTCTTCCGGCGCTGCTGGTCTGCGCCTCGTTGCTCGTTGTCGCCGGGCCGCCCGCGGTGGCCGTGGCACCGTCGCCCACCGTGGCCGTGAGGCAGGCGTCCGTGCGGGCCGTGACGCAGCCGTCCGAAGTGGCCGTGACGCAGCCGTCCGCCGCGTACGGACCGTCCGGCCTGGTCCCCGGCATCCCGCGCACGGCGGGGGAGCCGGGGCGGCAGCTGCACATCGAGTACGTGCCGCGCTCCGAGGTGCAGCGCCCCGCCACCCGGGCGCTGCGCTGCAGTGCCGCCACCGGGCCCTACCAGCGGCAGGCGGAGCGCTATCTGGGGCGCGAGGTCGACGGGCGGCAGAGTGCGGGGGACTGCCGGGCGATCCGGCGGTTCCAGCAGGCGCACCGCATCGCGCCGGCGTCCGGCTTCGCGGGGCCCGTCACCGGGGCGATCGTGCGGGTGATGCGGGCCAAGAAGGACCCCAACCGGGCCGGTCACTGTCCCGACCGGGCCGAGCGGACGGTGTGCGTCGATCTGAACCGGCAGCTGATGTGGGTGCAGCAGGACGGGCGGGTGATCCTCGACCCGGTGGCGATCCGCTCCGGTGCGCCGACGATGGAGACCCGTACCGGTACGTACCGGATCTATCTGCGGCACCGGCGGCACATTTCCAACCTGTACGGCACCTCCATGCCGTACGCCCAGTTCTTCGACCGCGGCGAGGCGCTGCACGGCGTCTACGAGGACATCTTCGCCGGGGCCGGCTCGCACGGCTGCGTCAACCTCACCATGACGGACGCGCGCAGGGCCTGGGAAGTGCTCAAGAAGGGCGACATCGTCCACGTCTGGGGGCGGAAACCCGGCGTGTGA
- a CDS encoding NAD(P)H-hydrate dehydratase — MRTAYSVETVRAAERELMARLPEGALMQRAAAGLAVACADLLGRVYGARVVLLVGSGDNGGDALYAGARLARRGAGVAAVLLSPDRVHQGGLAALRAAGGRVSADARRDIARAALVVDGIVGIGGRGGLRPEAAQLAQAAWESAPVVAVDLPSGVDADSGEVAGDAVRADATVTFGAYKPGLLIDPAHERAGALRLVDIGLTLPREADAEALQHADVAGLLPRPAPESDKYRRGVVGVVAGSARYPGAAVLAVAGALRGGAGAVRYVGPAAEAVLAHFPETLVHAGPPDKAGRVQSWVIGPGIGEESDALEDVLAAEVPVLVDADGLRFLTPRRVAERPAPTLLTPHAGEAAALLGRGREEVEAARLASVRELAARYGATVLLKGSTTLVAEANGPVRVNPTGTGWLATAGSGDVLSGVTGALLAAGLTARDAGSVGAYLHGLAARRAAGPTGAPILASEVADHLAAAWRDVTD; from the coding sequence ATGAGGACTGCCTACAGCGTGGAGACCGTGCGGGCCGCCGAGCGAGAGCTCATGGCCCGGTTGCCCGAAGGGGCCCTGATGCAGCGGGCGGCGGCCGGACTGGCCGTGGCCTGCGCGGACTTGCTGGGGCGGGTGTACGGAGCCCGGGTGGTGCTGCTGGTGGGCAGCGGTGACAACGGCGGGGACGCGCTGTACGCCGGTGCCCGGCTGGCGCGGCGGGGGGCCGGGGTGGCGGCGGTGCTGCTCTCGCCCGACCGCGTGCACCAGGGCGGGCTGGCCGCGCTGCGGGCCGCCGGGGGGCGCGTCTCGGCCGATGCGCGGCGGGACATCGCACGGGCCGCGCTGGTCGTGGACGGGATCGTCGGGATCGGCGGACGGGGCGGGCTGCGCCCGGAGGCCGCCCAACTCGCCCAAGCCGCATGGGAGTCGGCGCCGGTGGTGGCGGTGGACCTGCCCAGCGGGGTGGACGCGGACAGCGGTGAGGTCGCCGGGGACGCCGTACGGGCCGACGCCACGGTGACGTTCGGCGCGTACAAGCCGGGGCTGCTGATCGATCCGGCGCACGAGCGGGCGGGCGCGCTGCGGCTGGTGGACATCGGGCTCACCCTGCCGCGGGAGGCCGACGCCGAGGCGCTGCAGCACGCGGACGTGGCCGGACTGCTGCCGCGCCCGGCGCCCGAGAGCGACAAGTACCGGCGGGGCGTGGTCGGGGTGGTCGCCGGGTCCGCGCGCTATCCGGGGGCGGCGGTGCTCGCGGTGGCGGGCGCGCTGCGGGGCGGCGCGGGGGCCGTGCGCTATGTCGGGCCGGCCGCCGAGGCGGTGCTGGCGCACTTCCCGGAGACGCTGGTGCATGCCGGGCCGCCGGACAAGGCGGGCCGGGTGCAGTCGTGGGTGATCGGTCCGGGCATCGGCGAGGAATCGGACGCGCTGGAGGACGTGCTGGCGGCGGAGGTTCCGGTGCTGGTGGACGCGGACGGGCTGCGGTTCCTGACGCCGCGCCGGGTCGCCGAGCGCCCGGCCCCGACCTTGCTGACGCCGCATGCGGGGGAAGCCGCCGCGTTGCTCGGGCGCGGTCGCGAGGAGGTCGAGGCGGCCCGGCTGGCCTCCGTACGGGAGCTGGCGGCGCGGTACGGCGCCACGGTGCTGCTCAAGGGCTCGACGACGCTGGTGGCGGAGGCGAACGGGCCGGTGCGGGTCAACCCCACGGGCACCGGCTGGCTCGCGACGGCCGGGAGCGGGGATGTGCTGTCGGGGGTGACGGGGGCCTTGCTCGCCGCGGGACTCACGGCGCGGGACGCGGGATCGGTCGGTGCGTATCTGCACGGGCTGGCGGCCCGCCGGGCGGCCGGGCCGACCGGCGCACCGATCCTGGCCTCGGAGGTCGCGGACCATCTGGCGGCGGCCTGGCGGGATGTGACGGACTGA